The Hymenobacter baengnokdamensis genome includes a region encoding these proteins:
- a CDS encoding thioredoxin family protein, producing MLPTLSAPVVSPARLAAAYSYPAYRQLLDELLAEGKTTGPEQSAELLAYAQLNVQRMSRLDKTVKVLPELATAVATLRQSYCWLIITEGWCGDAAQIVPVLEAVAQASAGHVRTAYVLRDHNLDLIDRYLTGTSRSIPKLVVLHADTLTEATHWGPRPAAAQALITKLKAEGMSHDDFIRELHAWYAHDHTQAIQRELLALVQQLT from the coding sequence ATGCTTCCTACACTCTCCGCCCCGGTTGTGAGCCCCGCGCGCCTGGCCGCCGCCTATTCTTACCCAGCTTATCGCCAGCTGCTTGATGAGTTGTTGGCCGAAGGCAAAACCACCGGCCCCGAGCAGTCGGCCGAGCTGCTGGCCTATGCCCAACTCAACGTGCAGCGCATGAGCCGCCTCGATAAAACCGTGAAGGTGCTGCCCGAGCTGGCCACTGCCGTAGCTACCCTGCGTCAAAGCTATTGCTGGCTGATTATTACCGAAGGCTGGTGCGGCGACGCGGCCCAGATTGTGCCCGTGCTCGAAGCCGTGGCCCAGGCCAGCGCCGGCCACGTGCGCACCGCCTACGTGCTGCGCGACCACAACCTCGACCTCATCGACCGCTACCTCACGGGCACCAGCCGCTCTATTCCCAAGCTGGTGGTGCTGCACGCCGATACGCTCACCGAAGCCACGCACTGGGGACCACGCCCGGCCGCCGCTCAGGCGCTGATAACCAAGCTCAAAGCCGAAGGCATGAGCCACGATGACTTCATTCGGGAGCTGCACGCCTGGTATGCCCACGACCATACCCAGGCCATTCAGCGCGAGCTGCTGGCCCTGGTGCAACAGCTAACGTAG
- a CDS encoding DUF1810 domain-containing protein, producing the protein MSNLNRFIEAQKADYQQALAEIKNGRKRSHWMWYIFPQIQGLGFSDISRHYAIQDLAEAEAYLQHPVLGRRLVEICHALLGLHNSDANQILGSPDDLKLKSSMTLFAALPAANPVFQAVLTKFFNGVGDDKTLRILGSKA; encoded by the coding sequence ATGAGTAATTTAAACCGGTTTATCGAGGCGCAAAAAGCGGATTACCAGCAGGCCCTGGCCGAAATTAAAAATGGCCGTAAGCGCAGCCATTGGATGTGGTATATCTTCCCCCAGATTCAGGGGCTAGGCTTCAGCGATATTTCCAGGCACTACGCCATTCAGGATTTGGCCGAGGCGGAAGCCTATTTGCAGCATCCGGTTTTGGGCCGCCGGCTGGTAGAGATTTGCCACGCCCTGCTTGGTCTTCACAACTCGGATGCCAACCAGATATTGGGTAGTCCTGATGACTTGAAGTTGAAATCGTCGATGACTTTATTTGCTGCCCTGCCCGCTGCCAATCCGGTTTTTCAGGCGGTTTTAACCAAATTTTTCAACGGCGTGGGCGACGACAAAACGCTGCGTATCCTTGGCAGTAAAGCCTAA
- a CDS encoding MBL fold metallo-hydrolase — translation MDQVAAGVHQLRIKRFVNVYFIETGTPGEWVLLDTGLPGSEKEIIAAADQLFYPGSRPEAIILTHGHLDHLGSAKELAQHWQVPVIAHPLELPYLTGRALYPPRDPTVGGSLAFMSRFFPTQLPNLEGVVEALPLDDEHPPHLAQWRWLHVPGHAPGQIALFRLADRTLLGADAFATTDHESIPAVLLGIPKISVAGAPFNYDWQQCRQSVATLADLEPAAIGCGHGPVITGPEAAAGLRRLADNYQLPAQGRYLHEPARTDASGVEHLPPPVEDKLPRQAAALGAGLLLAGATWLLAGGRRKRKKTRA, via the coding sequence ATGGACCAGGTAGCCGCTGGCGTGCACCAGCTTCGCATCAAGCGTTTTGTAAACGTGTATTTTATCGAAACCGGCACGCCCGGCGAGTGGGTGCTGCTCGATACCGGCCTGCCCGGCTCGGAGAAAGAGATTATCGCGGCGGCCGACCAGCTGTTTTACCCCGGCTCGCGGCCCGAAGCGATTATACTTACCCACGGCCACCTCGACCACCTGGGCTCGGCCAAGGAGCTGGCGCAGCACTGGCAGGTGCCGGTTATCGCGCATCCGCTGGAGCTGCCTTACCTCACGGGCCGGGCGCTGTATCCGCCGCGCGACCCTACCGTGGGCGGCTCGCTGGCCTTTATGAGCCGGTTTTTTCCGACGCAGCTGCCTAATCTGGAAGGCGTAGTTGAAGCCTTGCCCCTCGACGATGAGCACCCGCCGCACCTAGCGCAGTGGCGCTGGCTGCACGTGCCGGGCCACGCGCCGGGCCAGATTGCCTTGTTTCGCCTGGCCGACCGTACCCTGCTCGGGGCCGATGCCTTTGCCACGACCGACCACGAGTCTATCCCGGCGGTGCTGCTGGGTATTCCCAAAATCAGCGTGGCCGGCGCCCCTTTTAACTACGACTGGCAGCAGTGCCGACAGTCGGTAGCTACGCTGGCCGACCTCGAGCCGGCGGCCATTGGCTGCGGCCACGGCCCGGTTATCACCGGCCCCGAAGCCGCGGCGGGCCTGCGCCGCCTGGCCGATAACTACCAGCTGCCCGCGCAGGGCCGCTACCTGCACGAGCCCGCCCGCACCGACGCCAGCGGCGTTGAGCACCTGCCGCCGCCCGTTGAAGACAAGCTGCCCCGGCAAGCGGCGGCCCTGGGCGCCGGCCTGCTGCTGGCCGGCGCTACCTGGCTGCTGGCCGGCGGTCGCCGCAAGCGCAAGAAGACCAGGGCTTAA
- a CDS encoding LytR/AlgR family response regulator transcription factor, giving the protein MLPASSPPASSLRCAVLDDDPLSCDLVASYVGRVPALALHGTFAQPMAAFEFLNRTPIDLLISDIELPGLSGLELVRSLRQPPLVLFLTSHPEYALPTYELDAVDFLVKPLTFPRFLRAIDKALRLHAGQSWAEAAPPADDTFFIRTEQQFLRLRCAEVAYAEAMGDFVKVHLLSGAVHVTLVSLKHFEEQLPAHCFLRTHRSFLVNATHINAVTADEVRLGPTLTVPLGQSFREGVLAQVVQQRLVSRHPGSGR; this is encoded by the coding sequence ATGCTACCTGCCAGCTCTCCACCAGCCTCCTCTCTCCGCTGCGCGGTGCTCGACGACGACCCGCTGAGCTGCGACCTGGTAGCCAGCTACGTGGGCCGCGTCCCAGCCCTGGCTCTGCACGGCACCTTCGCCCAACCGATGGCGGCCTTCGAGTTTCTCAACCGCACGCCCATCGACTTATTAATCAGCGACATCGAGCTACCCGGCCTCAGCGGCCTGGAGCTGGTGCGCAGCCTGCGCCAGCCGCCGCTGGTACTATTTCTTACTTCGCACCCCGAATACGCGCTGCCCACCTACGAGCTGGACGCAGTCGATTTTTTGGTAAAGCCGCTGACGTTTCCGCGCTTTCTGCGCGCCATCGACAAGGCCTTACGGCTGCACGCGGGGCAGTCGTGGGCCGAAGCTGCGCCCCCAGCCGACGACACCTTTTTTATTCGCACCGAGCAGCAGTTTCTGCGGCTGCGCTGCGCGGAGGTGGCCTATGCCGAGGCCATGGGCGACTTTGTAAAGGTGCACCTGCTCAGCGGGGCCGTGCACGTTACGCTGGTCAGCCTCAAGCATTTCGAAGAGCAGCTGCCGGCTCACTGCTTTCTGCGCACCCACCGCTCATTTTTGGTAAACGCGACCCATATCAACGCTGTTACGGCCGATGAGGTCCGACTCGGTCCCACTCTTACCGTGCCTCTGGGCCAGAGTTTCCGCGAGGGCGTGCTGGCCCAGGTGGTGCAGCAGCGCCTGGTAAGCCGCCACCCCGGCAGCGGGCGCTAG
- a CDS encoding SDR family oxidoreductase: MKILLTGATGYIGQRLLPVLAAAGHEVVCLVRDARRFALPDTMSESLRPQVQAVQADLLRPDSLAGLPLDIDAAYYLVHSMSGHGEDFFQLEQTSARHFAHYLDRTAAGQVIYLSGIANDHDLSVHLRSRQAVEDVLGEARTARLTVLRASIIIGSGSASFEIIRDIVEKLPVMITPRWLNSRCQPLGIRDVMFYLTAVLNNPDCFGQRFDLGGPDILTYKEMLLGLAAQRGYRRWILTVPVLTPRLSSWWLYLVTSTSFSLAQSLVESLKNDTVVDPARSIARVVPHACMSYREALALAFQRIEQNEVVSSWSDAMSSGTLRQNYMDAIQIPKNGMFFDRQRRTFTRPVAEVLDNIWRIGGERGWYKTDWLWRIRGLMDKLVGGVGLRRGRRSPNHLRAGDPLDFWRVLVADRTARRLLLYAEMKLPGEAWLQFRIVDNPDGTHALEQLAAYRPQGLAGRLYWYSVLPFHGIIFKGMIKNLLDYEKE, encoded by the coding sequence ATGAAGATACTGCTCACCGGAGCCACCGGCTATATCGGCCAGCGCCTGCTACCCGTGCTGGCCGCGGCGGGCCACGAGGTAGTGTGCCTGGTGCGCGATGCGCGCCGCTTCGCCCTGCCCGATACCATGTCGGAAAGCCTGCGCCCGCAGGTGCAGGCAGTGCAGGCCGACCTGCTCCGGCCTGATTCGCTGGCCGGCCTGCCGCTCGATATAGATGCGGCCTACTACCTGGTGCATTCCATGAGCGGCCACGGCGAAGATTTTTTTCAGCTGGAGCAGACTTCGGCCCGGCACTTTGCCCACTACCTCGACCGCACCGCGGCGGGGCAGGTTATCTACCTTTCCGGCATCGCCAACGACCACGACCTGAGCGTACACCTGCGCTCGCGCCAGGCCGTGGAAGACGTATTGGGCGAGGCCCGCACGGCGCGACTCACGGTACTGCGGGCCAGTATCATCATTGGGTCGGGCTCGGCATCGTTCGAGATTATCCGCGATATTGTGGAGAAGCTGCCGGTGATGATAACGCCGCGCTGGCTCAACTCGCGCTGCCAGCCGCTGGGCATTCGCGACGTGATGTTTTACCTCACGGCCGTGCTCAACAACCCCGACTGTTTTGGTCAACGCTTCGACCTGGGCGGGCCCGACATTCTGACCTACAAGGAGATGCTGCTCGGCCTGGCTGCCCAGCGCGGCTACCGGCGCTGGATACTTACCGTGCCCGTGCTCACCCCGCGGCTGTCATCGTGGTGGCTGTACCTGGTTACGAGCACCTCGTTTTCACTGGCCCAAAGCCTGGTCGAAAGCCTGAAGAATGATACCGTAGTCGACCCGGCGCGCAGCATTGCCCGCGTGGTGCCGCACGCCTGCATGAGCTACCGCGAGGCGCTGGCGCTGGCATTCCAGCGCATTGAGCAAAACGAGGTAGTGAGCAGCTGGAGCGATGCCATGAGCAGCGGCACGCTGCGCCAGAACTACATGGATGCCATTCAGATACCCAAAAACGGGATGTTCTTCGACCGGCAGCGGCGCACGTTTACGCGGCCGGTGGCCGAAGTGCTGGATAATATCTGGCGCATCGGGGGTGAGCGCGGCTGGTACAAAACCGACTGGCTCTGGCGCATACGGGGGCTGATGGATAAGCTGGTAGGTGGCGTGGGGCTGCGCCGGGGCCGCCGCTCGCCCAACCACCTGCGGGCCGGCGACCCGCTCGATTTCTGGCGCGTGCTGGTGGCCGACCGTACTGCCCGCCGCCTGCTACTCTACGCCGAGATGAAGTTGCCTGGCGAGGCCTGGCTCCAGTTTCGCATCGTCGACAACCCCGACGGCACCCACGCGCTGGAACAGCTGGCCGCCTACCGCCCCCAGGGCCTGGCCGGCCGGCTGTACTGGTATTCCGTGCTGCCGTTTCACGGCATTATCTTCAAAGGCATGATAAAGAACCTGCTGGACTATGAAAAGGAATAG
- a CDS encoding YebC/PmpR family DNA-binding transcriptional regulator produces the protein MGRAFEFRKGRKMKRWDRMSKDFTRIGKEIVMAVKEGGPNPDTNARLRTAMQNAKGVNMPKDRVEAAVKRATGKDEKDYQEVVYEGYGPHGVAIVVETATDNPTRTVSNVRLYFNRNNGALGTAGSSDYTFTRKGVFKLAAEGLDRDELELELIDAGAEDVYETTEEDEHGAEHKYMVVETAFTDFGQMQKALDTKGVNIVSATLQRVPNTTVSLNDEQAEEVEKLIDKLEEDEDVQAVYHTMG, from the coding sequence ATGGGACGCGCATTTGAATTCCGGAAAGGCCGCAAAATGAAGCGCTGGGACCGGATGTCGAAAGACTTCACCCGCATCGGCAAGGAAATCGTAATGGCCGTGAAAGAAGGCGGCCCCAACCCCGATACCAACGCCCGCCTGCGCACGGCCATGCAAAACGCTAAAGGCGTGAACATGCCCAAAGACCGCGTAGAGGCCGCTGTGAAGCGCGCCACCGGCAAGGACGAGAAGGACTACCAGGAAGTGGTGTATGAAGGCTACGGCCCGCACGGCGTAGCCATCGTGGTCGAAACGGCCACCGACAACCCCACCCGCACCGTAAGTAACGTGCGCCTGTACTTCAACCGCAACAACGGCGCGCTGGGCACGGCCGGCAGCTCCGACTACACCTTCACCCGCAAGGGCGTGTTTAAGCTGGCCGCCGAAGGGCTCGACCGCGACGAGCTGGAGCTGGAGCTCATCGACGCCGGGGCCGAAGACGTGTACGAAACCACCGAGGAAGATGAGCACGGTGCCGAGCACAAGTACATGGTAGTCGAAACGGCTTTTACCGATTTTGGTCAAATGCAGAAAGCCCTGGATACCAAAGGGGTAAACATTGTAAGCGCTACCTTGCAGCGCGTGCCCAACACCACCGTTTCGCTCAACGACGAGCAGGCCGAGGAAGTCGAGAAGCTCATCGACAAGCTGGAGGAGGACGAAGACGTGCAGGCCGTGTACCACACGATGGGGTAG
- a CDS encoding ATP-binding protein — MRLTLGSMGQLITWKRLALALVFCGEIWAGKALAGGRPGPQAEVDSLRRRAAVEPADTSHAQTLNELGFDLAQLGRYAEARATLRRAQHLSEQLHFATGQVRALSALGVSYQNEGNFPRARVLLDSAIALGHRLHETRKMGSALLNRARLCNAQDDYACALESVQAARRFFEARGDWPRTAQALNGLGSIYSNRGDYPRAVAVLFEAVQLARQHHDAQTEVNALGNIGNVYLKQKEYAQALRAYQQLLPRLDAVPDFRGRPEAYHDLAIVLSHLHRPEAESYFKKAIAGFEQLKEPADVGQVLGSYANYLLDAGRRSEAIATYTQALALLRAAADNSSIAATLAGLASAYQQNGQPALAATHAREALALARRIHDLPDAQSAAALLATLAKASGDYRQALAYTEQAQAANDSLFSQAKAEQIGRLQGDFQLSQERERRQALARTSAAQAETLRLRQRQVRGLIAGLVAVALGGLALTWLAWQLRRRNRLVEKQRAELTELNATKDRLFSIIGHDLRAPLHSLHTFVELLSGPPLPPERLRQYTQHLTQTLDQTLVLLENLLGWAALQMRVAGPVRTEPLSLAAAVEDAVSLLGPTAEAAGLTLRNTLGGSEWVLADPAAVRIVLRNLLGNALKFAPGGRVTIAAERQGSRWQLAVADTGQGLAEPTPRQPLAPASLPRRSGSAPGRAPSAGLGLVLSHDYAHRSGGELEVESAGPGKGTTFYLRLPAAPEAAVSADGPVLARNAVVDAGR, encoded by the coding sequence GTGCGCCTAACGCTAGGTAGTATGGGTCAACTCATTACTTGGAAACGGCTGGCGCTGGCGCTGGTCTTTTGTGGGGAAATATGGGCCGGAAAAGCCCTCGCTGGTGGCCGGCCTGGTCCGCAGGCCGAAGTCGATAGTCTGCGCCGCCGCGCGGCCGTTGAGCCCGCCGACACCAGCCATGCCCAAACGCTCAACGAGCTGGGTTTCGACCTGGCTCAGCTGGGGCGCTACGCCGAGGCGCGCGCCACCCTGCGGCGCGCCCAGCACCTGAGTGAGCAGCTGCATTTTGCCACCGGGCAGGTGCGGGCACTTAGCGCGCTGGGCGTGAGCTACCAGAACGAGGGGAATTTTCCGCGGGCGCGGGTGCTGCTCGACTCGGCCATTGCGCTGGGGCATCGGCTGCACGAAACGCGTAAAATGGGCTCGGCGCTGCTCAACCGCGCCCGCCTCTGCAATGCCCAGGACGACTACGCCTGCGCGCTGGAATCGGTGCAGGCAGCCCGGCGTTTTTTTGAGGCGCGCGGCGACTGGCCACGCACGGCGCAGGCGCTGAATGGTTTGGGTTCCATATATAGTAATCGGGGTGATTATCCGCGCGCCGTGGCAGTGCTGTTTGAGGCCGTGCAGCTGGCCCGCCAGCACCACGACGCCCAAACCGAAGTGAACGCGCTGGGCAATATCGGCAACGTTTATCTAAAGCAGAAAGAGTATGCGCAGGCGCTGCGGGCCTACCAGCAGCTACTGCCGCGCCTCGACGCGGTGCCCGATTTTCGGGGCAGGCCCGAGGCGTATCACGACCTGGCCATTGTGCTAAGCCACTTGCACCGGCCGGAAGCCGAAAGCTATTTTAAGAAAGCGATAGCGGGCTTCGAGCAGCTGAAAGAGCCCGCCGATGTGGGCCAGGTGCTGGGCAGCTACGCTAATTACCTGCTCGATGCCGGCCGCCGGTCCGAGGCAATTGCCACGTATACCCAGGCTCTGGCGCTGCTGCGGGCCGCCGCCGACAACAGTAGTATTGCCGCCACGCTGGCGGGCCTGGCCAGCGCTTACCAGCAGAATGGACAGCCGGCCCTGGCGGCCACCCACGCCCGCGAGGCACTGGCGCTGGCCCGGCGCATCCACGACCTGCCCGATGCCCAGAGCGCCGCCGCGCTGCTGGCTACCCTGGCCAAGGCCAGCGGCGACTACCGCCAGGCCCTGGCCTACACCGAGCAAGCCCAGGCCGCCAACGACTCGCTCTTCAGCCAGGCCAAGGCCGAGCAGATTGGCCGCTTGCAGGGCGATTTTCAGCTTAGCCAGGAGCGGGAGCGCCGGCAGGCGCTGGCGCGCACCAGTGCGGCCCAGGCCGAAACCCTGCGCCTGCGCCAGCGCCAGGTGCGGGGCCTGATAGCCGGCCTGGTGGCCGTAGCGCTGGGCGGGCTGGCCCTTACGTGGCTGGCCTGGCAGCTGCGGCGGCGCAACCGCCTGGTGGAGAAGCAGCGCGCCGAGCTAACCGAGCTGAACGCGACTAAAGACCGCCTGTTCTCTATTATCGGCCACGATTTGCGAGCCCCGCTGCACTCGCTGCACACGTTTGTCGAGCTGCTGAGCGGCCCGCCGCTGCCGCCCGAGCGCCTGCGCCAGTACACCCAGCACCTTACCCAAACCCTCGACCAAACGTTGGTTTTGCTCGAAAACCTGTTGGGCTGGGCCGCGCTGCAAATGCGCGTAGCTGGCCCCGTGCGCACCGAGCCGCTGTCGCTGGCTGCTGCTGTAGAGGATGCCGTGAGTCTGCTCGGCCCCACGGCCGAGGCGGCTGGCCTCACGCTGCGCAACACCCTGGGAGGCAGCGAGTGGGTGCTGGCCGACCCGGCCGCCGTGCGTATCGTGCTGCGCAACCTGCTCGGCAACGCGCTCAAATTTGCGCCCGGCGGCCGCGTAACGATAGCCGCTGAGCGCCAAGGCAGCCGCTGGCAGCTCGCCGTGGCCGACACCGGCCAGGGGCTGGCCGAGCCTACCCCACGCCAGCCGCTGGCGCCCGCTAGCCTGCCCCGCCGCTCGGGCTCAGCCCCAGGCCGGGCCCCCAGCGCCGGGCTGGGGCTGGTACTAAGCCACGACTACGCTCATCGCAGCGGGGGTGAGCTGGAAGTGGAAAGTGCCGGACCCGGTAAGGGCACTACCTTTTACCTGCGGCTGCCAGCTGCCCCGGAAGCAGCCGTATCGGCTGATGGGCCGGTGCTCGCGCGAAATGCCGTAGTAGATGCCGGCCGCTAG
- a CDS encoding DUF2911 domain-containing protein — protein sequence MKYAYFFAATAALSALLAPAAQAQTKLTIPQPSPGVRIREAFSTSFVEMSYSRPSLRGRTAFGGLVPYGQVWRTGANTVTKIRFGEEVKLAGQTVPAGTYALLTIPGKADWTIILNRDTAQWGAYEYKQSLDVARILAKASKLAAPQESMSLSLENLRPAAADLTLTWERTQVSLPLTANPDPIVLAQIREAMKGEKKPYVMAAQYYYNTNQPDLNPAVGWLDEFIKANPTEYYGYYWKAKLLQKQGKNKEAAEAANKSLELVKVDKNDISKAEYTRLNQQLLAEVSGKK from the coding sequence ATGAAATACGCCTACTTCTTTGCCGCCACCGCTGCCTTGAGCGCGCTACTGGCCCCCGCCGCCCAGGCCCAAACAAAGCTTACTATTCCGCAGCCCAGCCCCGGCGTGCGCATCCGGGAAGCTTTCTCGACTTCGTTTGTCGAAATGAGCTATTCGCGTCCCTCACTGAGAGGCCGCACTGCCTTTGGCGGCCTCGTGCCCTACGGCCAGGTGTGGCGCACGGGCGCCAATACAGTCACCAAAATCCGGTTTGGCGAAGAGGTGAAGCTAGCGGGCCAGACCGTGCCGGCCGGCACCTACGCCCTGCTCACCATTCCGGGCAAAGCTGACTGGACGATTATCCTCAACCGCGATACCGCGCAGTGGGGCGCCTACGAGTACAAGCAAAGCCTCGATGTAGCCCGCATCCTGGCCAAAGCCAGCAAGCTGGCCGCGCCCCAGGAGAGTATGTCGCTCAGCCTCGAAAACCTGCGCCCCGCCGCCGCCGACCTTACTCTGACTTGGGAGCGCACGCAAGTGAGCCTGCCGCTTACCGCCAACCCCGACCCTATTGTGCTGGCCCAGATTCGGGAGGCCATGAAAGGGGAGAAGAAGCCGTACGTAATGGCGGCGCAGTATTACTACAACACCAACCAGCCCGACCTGAACCCCGCCGTGGGCTGGCTCGATGAGTTTATTAAGGCCAACCCCACCGAATATTACGGCTACTACTGGAAAGCCAAGCTGCTGCAAAAGCAGGGCAAAAACAAAGAAGCCGCCGAGGCCGCCAATAAGTCGCTGGAGCTGGTGAAAGTGGATAAGAACGATATCTCGAAAGCTGAATATACGCGGCTCAATCAGCAATTGCTGGCCGAGGTGAGCGGGAAGAAATAG
- a CDS encoding GNAT family N-acetyltransferase gives METITAATPADAPALTALINRAYRSEQGGWTAEGHLLEGPRIDEAGLLAMLALPHAQLLKAETDGIPTGCVYLEAQGEVLYLSLLAVAPEAQAHGLGRQLLAAADAYARQLRRTKVRMSVLAARPELLAWYERHGYQPTGASEPFPATTRFGRPRQPLTLLTLEKNIDNS, from the coding sequence ATGGAAACGATAACTGCTGCCACCCCAGCCGATGCCCCGGCCCTGACCGCCCTCATTAATCGTGCTTACCGTAGCGAGCAGGGCGGCTGGACCGCCGAAGGCCACCTGCTCGAAGGCCCGCGCATCGACGAGGCCGGCTTGCTGGCGATGCTGGCCCTGCCGCACGCCCAGCTCTTAAAAGCCGAAACCGACGGCATTCCCACGGGCTGCGTGTACCTGGAGGCGCAGGGCGAGGTACTCTACCTGAGCCTGCTGGCGGTAGCGCCCGAGGCGCAAGCCCACGGCCTGGGCCGGCAGCTGCTGGCCGCCGCCGATGCCTACGCCCGGCAGCTGCGGCGCACCAAGGTGCGCATGAGCGTGCTGGCCGCCCGCCCCGAGCTGCTGGCCTGGTACGAGCGCCACGGCTACCAGCCCACCGGAGCCAGCGAGCCTTTTCCGGCTACCACCCGCTTTGGCCGCCCCCGCCAGCCCCTTACCCTACTGACACTGGAGAAAAATATAGATAATTCCTAA
- a CDS encoding M20/M25/M40 family metallo-hydrolase: MKILPLLPCLLPLAALAQPSAPQPAPDPNIQRWVNEVSSKNLEADVRKLVSFGTRHTLSDTKSKTRGIGAARQYVFDEFKKYSKAGGGRMAVEMDTFTLKADGKRVDKTTLMANVLATIPGTDPTDTRVLIMSGHIDSRVTDVMNRTADAPGANDDASGVAAVMEVARVLAGQKFPCTIRLVAVQGEEQGLLGSDHLAKRAKKEGWNVIAMLNNDIVGNSHGYDPEITDTLHLRVFSEGVPATETPEQARIRRQLSSENDAPSRQLARYAQTAARQYVSAGGYSVLLEYRPDRFLRGGDHTPFNQQGYAAVRFTETNENFNHQHQDLRTENGLVYGDKTEFMDFRYLRRTTQVNLATLASLALAPAAPQKVEVLTAKLTNRTELRWQAPQGGPAPAGYVVLARETSAPQWQQRFPVSGTTADLAISKDNYIFGVVSIDAAGHESAAVLPVVGR, translated from the coding sequence ATGAAAATTCTACCACTCCTCCCCTGCCTGCTGCCCTTGGCGGCCCTGGCCCAGCCCTCCGCCCCCCAGCCTGCCCCCGACCCCAACATCCAGCGCTGGGTAAATGAGGTGTCGAGTAAAAACCTCGAAGCCGACGTGCGCAAGCTGGTCAGCTTCGGCACCCGCCACACCCTGAGCGATACCAAGAGCAAGACGCGCGGCATCGGCGCGGCCCGCCAGTACGTGTTCGACGAGTTTAAGAAGTACAGCAAGGCCGGTGGCGGGCGCATGGCTGTCGAGATGGACACCTTCACGCTGAAGGCCGACGGCAAACGCGTCGATAAAACCACGCTCATGGCCAACGTGCTGGCCACCATTCCCGGCACCGACCCCACCGATACCCGCGTGCTTATCATGAGCGGCCACATCGACTCGCGCGTGACCGACGTGATGAACCGCACCGCCGACGCACCCGGCGCCAACGACGACGCCAGCGGCGTGGCCGCCGTGATGGAAGTAGCCCGCGTGCTGGCCGGCCAGAAATTCCCCTGCACCATCCGCCTCGTGGCCGTGCAGGGCGAAGAGCAGGGCCTGCTCGGCTCCGACCACCTCGCCAAGCGCGCTAAAAAGGAGGGCTGGAATGTGATAGCGATGCTCAACAACGACATCGTGGGCAACTCGCACGGCTACGACCCCGAAATCACGGATACGCTGCACCTGCGCGTATTCAGCGAGGGCGTGCCGGCCACCGAAACGCCCGAGCAGGCGCGCATCCGCCGCCAGCTCAGCTCCGAAAACGACGCGCCCAGCCGCCAGCTTGCTCGCTACGCCCAAACTGCCGCCCGCCAGTACGTGAGCGCCGGCGGTTACTCGGTGCTGCTGGAGTATCGCCCCGACCGCTTCCTGCGCGGCGGCGACCACACGCCCTTCAACCAGCAGGGCTACGCGGCCGTGCGCTTCACCGAAACCAACGAAAACTTCAACCATCAGCACCAGGACCTGCGCACCGAAAACGGCCTCGTGTACGGCGACAAAACGGAGTTCATGGATTTCCGCTACCTGCGCCGCACCACCCAGGTCAACCTGGCCACCCTGGCCAGCCTGGCGCTGGCCCCCGCCGCCCCGCAAAAAGTGGAAGTGCTCACCGCCAAGCTCACCAACCGCACCGAGCTGCGCTGGCAGGCACCGCAAGGCGGCCCCGCCCCCGCCGGCTACGTGGTGCTGGCCCGCGAAACCAGCGCCCCGCAGTGGCAGCAGCGCTTCCCGGTAAGCGGCACTACGGCCGACCTGGCCATCAGCAAGGATAATTACATTTTTGGCGTGGTGAGCATTGATGCGGCCGGGCACGAGAGTGCGGCCGTGCTGCCGGTGGTGGGGCGGTAG